Part of the Flavobacterium alkalisoli genome is shown below.
AAAATCCGGTAGCGATTATAACTTTTTTTGCCAGATAGGTTGCCTTGTTTGTGGTTACCTCAAAACAGGATTCATTTTTCTTAACAGCTTCGGCATTTTCAAACAGATTTATGTTGAGCCTGAAGTGACGCTGAATGTTGCGATAATATTCAAGCGTTTCCTGCCTGCCCGGTTTAGGTGCAATACAGCTAAAGGGAATGTCTCCTATCTCCAGTCTTTCGGCAGTAGAGAAGAAGGTCATGTATAGAGGGTAATTAAATAAGCTGTTTACCAGTGAACCCTTTTCAATAACTATGTAATTAAGACCTTCACGCTGTGCAGCTATGGCGCATGCCATACCTATAGGGCCTCCACCAATAATAAGCAGGTCATAATTGGTTTTTATTTCTTCCATGAAGTGTAAGGGTTATTGCTTAGGTAAGCGTTGTAGTATCGGTTATCTCCGGTAACTTCTTCACCCAGCCATGAAGGTTTTATAAAATCATCATTTTCATCATTCAGTTCAATTTCGGCAAGAACTAATCCGTTGTTGTCACCAAAAAACTCATCAACTTCATAAATATGCTCACCATACGGAATTTCATATCGCACTTTGTCAATACTGCCACTTTCACATAGCTGTAAAAGCTGTTCTGCTTCGGCTGGCGTAATCTCTTTTTCCCATTCCATTCGGGTAGTACCACTTTCGTTGCCTTTGCCTTTTATTGTTAAATACCCGTTTTCGCCTTTTAAACGCACTCTAACGGTTCTTTCGGGGTTAGAGCTAAGATACCCCTGCACAATCCTTTTATGGCCTGTAGCCTCGTTTTTAAAGCTATTATTCAAAACGAGGAATTTTCGCTCAATTTCAATCATAATCCCATGCTAAAATTAACTGCAAGGTAGTGAAAATATAAAGTGCTATTTGTATTTTTACGCAAGCATAGTAAATCCTGCTGCTGTTTTATGAGATTTAGAAAACCCCGACCAAAAGCCACACTCGAAGAATTCTTCAAAATAAACTTTGAAGAAAACAATCTTTGGGAATATAAGGCAGATGAGGTTGACCTGCTTGCCGAGCTGGTAGATATCATAAGGCCTAAAGATCTTAAGGGTGTCTATTCGGTTGATATAAGTGATCTTATAAAGCTGCTAAGGGAAAATGAAAACTACAGCGCCGGATTTTCCAAATACCTTAAGGGAATACTTAAAAACAAGAGGTTTAACAAGATACTTACTGATGCGGGAATACTTACTGATGCTGACTTTTTCTATGAAGTAAGAAAAAGGATGTTTGCAAAGCTGATACCCGATCAGCCAAAAAAAGATACTCTTGAATATGTTTTAAACCAGGTATTTTTTGTAAAAACCGACCCTATCTGGATAAGAAAGATTCCTTATGAACAGATAGAATCCCTTTTTGATCTTGTTAAGTTCAGCTCCATCTATACTTCGGTGGCGGCAAAAAGCCCGTTGGCTGAATTACTTTTTGCCATTGACGCTCTTATCCACAGGATTGCAGGGCGTGCTATGGAAAGTGAAGTGATTAAAATGGTACCCGAATATGAAAATCTTGAAAGTCCGTTTCTGGAGTTTCAAAAGGAGTTTGCATTGCTTACAGAAAAGCTTATAAGTGAGAAAAATAATTTTTTGGCACCAAAAGATCTTGGTTACAAACAATTACTCATACTGCACAAGCAATGCCTTGAATATGTACAGATAGCATTTAAGAATAGTGAGAAATACGGTATATCGTTAAGGGTAAACCAAAGCCTTTTGCGAATAAGGCAGCAACTCTTCCGATTACAGACTTTATTGCCTTTACTGGTGCTTGAAGATGTGGATTGTGCCCGTAAAAACAGTATCAAGTTATCTTTTGATCTTATTGAATACAATTGTGATAAGACTAATGTAAGAAAGCTGATAAGCGAGAGTACTCAGTTACTATCTTATGAGGTAACACAGCATACCGCAAAAACAGGCGAACATTATATTACAAAAGACAGGAATGAGTATTTTAAAATGTTCTGGACTGCGGCAGGTGGGGGTATAATTGTTGCTTTTGCCTGTATTATAAAGGTTTTTCTCTCTATGATGGATAACAGTGCCTTTGGTCATGCCTTTTTCTACAGCCTTAATTATGCCTTTGCTTTTATAGGTATTTATCTGTGTGGTTTTACCCTTGCTACCAAGCAGCCGGCAATGACAGCTTCGGCATTAATTCGCGCGTTGGAAGTAGGGCGAAAATCTCAGGGAGTGGATGAGGCAGAAAAACACAAAGCCTTTGCCGAATTCTTTGCAAGGGTATTCCGTTCGCAGTTTATTGCTTTTGTAGGGAACGTACTGTTTGCTTTTCCGGTAGCATTATTGGGGATATGGCTTATTGACGAAGCCTTTAACTATAACCTTGCATTAACCAAATGGTATAAGCTTATTAACGATTTAAGCCCTATACATTCACTGGCTATATTCCATGCGGCTATTGCCGGAGTATTCCTTTTCCTTTCCGGTATTATTGCGGGGAGTGTGGCAAATAGGGACAAGCATGAGCAGATGTATTACCGTATACAGGAACATCCGTTGTTAAAATTAAGTTTGGGCAGGGTAAAAACCAAAAAACTTTCTGAATGGTATGAAAAGCGCTGGGCGGGTATTGTTTCTAACTTTTGGTTTGGTGTTTTTATGGGAAGTACAGCTTCCATAGGTATATTTTTAGGGCTTAATATTGATATTCGCCACATTACTTTTGCCAGTGGTAACCTTGCGTTAGGGATATATGGAGCAAACTATAATGTATCAAACGCCATGCTGTTTTGGGGTGTTTTTGGTATAGGCATAATTGGGTTAATTAACTTCCTTGTAAGTTTTGGGCTTTCAATGGGGCTTGCGTTCCGTTCCCGAAATATTCCTATATCAGAAGTAAGACCAGTAATAAGCTCCATCTGGAAACATTTTAAGCGTAAACCTGCCTCATTTTTCTTTCCCAGTTTAAGAAGCGAAAACAAAGCCTGATTTTTGGCTAATAAGCATTAATTTTACCGTATGGAATTGCCGTTACGCAAAATAATCCATGTGGATATGGATGCCTTTTATGCCTCTGTTGAGCAGCTTGATAATCCCGAGTTGCGGGGTAAGCCTGTTGCTGTAGGCGGAGGTTCGGCAAGGGGAGTGGTTTCGGCAGCAAGTTATGAGGCCCGTAAGTTTGGTGTTCGTAGCGCCATGAGCGGGTATCTGGCTAAAAAGCGATGCCCTGAACTTATTTTTGTAAAACCCCGTTTTGACAGGTATCGTGAAATTTCCCAACGTATACGCAATATATTTTTGGATTATACAGACTTGGTTGAACCTCTTTCGCTTGATGAGGCCTATCTTGATGTTACCAAAAACAAGAAAGGTAATCCCAGTGCAAGCTTAATAGCCCAGGAAATAAGGAAACGCATTTTTGAAGAAACCGGACTTACCGCATCGGCAGGAGTATCCATCAATAAATTTATAGCAAAGGTTGCCAGCGATTATAACAAGCCTAACGGACAAAAGACCGTTAACCCTGATGAGGTACTCGATTTTCTTGAAAATTTACCGATTAGTAAGTTTTATGGTGTGGGTAAGGTTACTACAGAGAAAATGTATCAGTTGGGCATTTTTACCGGTAAGGAACTTAAGGAAAAGAGTGTGGAATACCTTACGGAGCATTTTGGGAAGTCTGGGGCATATTATTATCATGTGGTTAGGGGAATACATAACAGTGAGGTAAAACCCGACAGGATTGTCAAATCTGTAGGCACAGAACATACTTTTTTTGAGAATCTGGTGTCTGAGGTCTTTATGCTGGAGAAACTGGATGATATAGCAAAAGAACTTGACAGGAGGCTGCACAAAAAGAAAATAGCCGGTAAAACCATTACGCTTAAAATTAAATACAGCGATTTTACCGTACAGACCCGAAGTAAAACCCTACCTTACTTTGTTGCTGATAGGTCTCTTATTATGGAAACGGTAAAAGAACTTTTATATCAGGAAAAACCAAAAGATTCTGTGAGGCTTTTGGGAATATCCTTGGCTAATTTAAATACTGATGTAAAAGAAGGCGAAAAGAAAACGGTGGTTGCTGTACAGTTAAAGTTTGATTTCTGATTTCATGAAAATAAAAAAGCCACCTTACAGGTGGCTTTGCTTTTATAAAGATTTATTAGTCTCTGCTTGACAGTTTGGCAAGTAGTCTTAGTATTTCAAGATATAACCAAACTAATGTTATTAATAAGCCCATTGCACTAAACCATTCCATATATTTTGGAAGGCGTTTTTTTGCTCCCTGCTCAATCATATCAAAATCAAGGAAAAGGTTAAGTGCAGCAATTACGATTACAAAAACACTTATACCTATGCTCATTAAAGAGTTTCCGTGATGTACAGGTTGCCACGAAGTGAATAATGAAAGAATCCAGCTTACAAGATAATAAGAGGCTATAGCAAAAGTTGCTGCCACTACTATAGATTTAAATTGCTCTGTTACCTTTACTATTTTAAATCTGTATAGTAAAAAGCAAACAATAAACGTTACAAATGTACCCAGTACAGCCTGCATTATTATTTCCGGATAAAAATATAAAGCGAAAACGGCAGAAATCCCTCCTATAAACATGCCTTCAAAAAGAGCATATGCAGGAGCCAGGTACTGTGAGTAGTTTGGTTTAAAAGATGCAATCAAAACCATTACAAAGCCTATTAATCCGCCTGTAATTGCAACTACATAAGGATTCTGACCATTATTAACCATATACCATGTAAAGAAAGAGCTTGCCAGTAGCACAAATAACAGAATAAAACTTTTGTTGATTGCGCCGTTAATGGTCATGGTATTATTGTAATCAATAATTTCCACAGGGCGGCCTTCTGCGTCAAAAACAGTAGCTTCTACAGGCTTGGTAAAAGATTTGTTCTTTAAAAACGGATTGTTAGATTTAAGGTTCATTTGTGTGTGATTGTTTTTTTTCAAATATAAATAATTTCCATGATAAAAAATAAAGTCCGTTGTTAAACGGACTTTAGGTATATTATGTAAGGTATATTATTGTATTTCAGACACCCTTAGTGTGTTTACCATACCTTTTTCTACAACCGGCATGGCAGCAAGGTTAATAAGCATATCTCCTTTTTCTACATAACCCATTTCTTTAGCTACAGCATTTACATCATCAACAGTCTCGTCTGTGCTTAAGAACTTGTCATAATGAAAAGCATTAACTCCCCATAGAAGGTTCATTTGTGTTAATATCCTTCTGTTTGAAGTAAATACAAGAATGTGTGCATTTGGTCTCCATGCAGATATCTGGAAAGCTGTATAACCACTGTTTGTTAGTGTACAAATCGCTTTTGCTTTAATAACGTTTGCCATTTGTGCAGCATGGTAACAGATAGATTTTGTAATGAAACGCTTAGTTCTTACCTGTGGTGTGTTTTGTGGTACTGTGATAAGCGGAGAGTCTTCTACAGCTTCAATAATCTGAGTCATTCTCTCAATTACCTGTACCGGATAGTTACCTACAGATGTTTCTCCTGAAAGCATTACCGCATCGGCACCGTCCATTACTGAGTTTGCAACGTCATTAACCTCTGCTCTTGTAGGAGTAAGGCTTGTAATCATCGTTTCCATCATCTGTGTAGCGATAATTACAGGGATACGTGCAGTTTTAGCGCGGTTAACCAGTTTTTTCTGGATAAGCGGTACTTCCTGTGCCGGAACTTCAACACCAAGGTCACCACGGGCAACCATAAGAGCATCACAAAAAGCAACAATCTTATCGATGTTCTCTACAGCCTCAGGTTTTTCAATTTTTGCAATAATCGGAATTTTATAGCTTGAATGTTCTGCAATCAGATCCTGAAGTTCTTCAAGGTCTTTTGGCGTTCTTACAAACGAAAGTGCAATCCAGTCTACCTCTTCCTTGATAGCAAAAATGGCATCTTTAATGTCTTTTTGTGTAAGTGCAGGTAAAGATACTTTAGTGTTAGGCAGGTTAACTCCTTTTTTAGATTTTAAAGGACCTCCCTGTATAACAATAGCTTTTACTTCATCAACTCTGTTAGTTTCAAGAACTTCAAAAATAAGCTTACCGTCGTCCAGTAATATTCTTTCCCCCGGATTTACATCGTTAGGGAATTCTTTGTAGTTCATGTATACCCTTTCTGCAGTTCCAAGAACGTCTTCTGCAGTAGTAAAGGTAATTACATCGCCTCTGTCTACAACTACATCTTCTTTCATAACACCTACCCTTAGTTTAGGACCCTGAAGGTCGGCTAGGATAGCAGTGTTATAACCAAATTCGTCATTAAGGCTTCTTATAATGTTTATACGTTCTTTAACGTCAGTGTAATCGGCATGAGAAAAGTTAATCCTGAAAACGTTAACACCTGCATCAATCATGTCTTTTAATACTTCTTTTGTGCTGCAGGCAGGTCCCAGTGTAGCTACAATTTTAGTTTTTTTTCTTGTTGGCATTCTTAAAAAATTAAATTGTTTTTCGATTTTAGTTTTTGATGGTCAATTTTATAAGCGGTGGTTACATGGCGTATTTTCAGGAGCTTTTCTATTAGTTCCTCCAACGCTAAATGGCCACAAATATTTTCTATTTTTATAATGTAATCCACTTTTTTGAATTCCGGTAAAAGGAAGA
Proteins encoded:
- the dinB gene encoding DNA polymerase IV, encoding MELPLRKIIHVDMDAFYASVEQLDNPELRGKPVAVGGGSARGVVSAASYEARKFGVRSAMSGYLAKKRCPELIFVKPRFDRYREISQRIRNIFLDYTDLVEPLSLDEAYLDVTKNKKGNPSASLIAQEIRKRIFEETGLTASAGVSINKFIAKVASDYNKPNGQKTVNPDEVLDFLENLPISKFYGVGKVTTEKMYQLGIFTGKELKEKSVEYLTEHFGKSGAYYYHVVRGIHNSEVKPDRIVKSVGTEHTFFENLVSEVFMLEKLDDIAKELDRRLHKKKIAGKTITLKIKYSDFTVQTRSKTLPYFVADRSLIMETVKELLYQEKPKDSVRLLGISLANLNTDVKEGEKKTVVAVQLKFDF
- a CDS encoding CYTH domain-containing protein, with protein sequence MIEIERKFLVLNNSFKNEATGHKRIVQGYLSSNPERTVRVRLKGENGYLTIKGKGNESGTTRMEWEKEITPAEAEQLLQLCESGSIDKVRYEIPYGEHIYEVDEFFGDNNGLVLAEIELNDENDDFIKPSWLGEEVTGDNRYYNAYLSNNPYTSWKK
- a CDS encoding Bax inhibitor-1/YccA family protein, with the translated sequence MNLKSNNPFLKNKSFTKPVEATVFDAEGRPVEIIDYNNTMTINGAINKSFILLFVLLASSFFTWYMVNNGQNPYVVAITGGLIGFVMVLIASFKPNYSQYLAPAYALFEGMFIGGISAVFALYFYPEIIMQAVLGTFVTFIVCFLLYRFKIVKVTEQFKSIVVAATFAIASYYLVSWILSLFTSWQPVHHGNSLMSIGISVFVIVIAALNLFLDFDMIEQGAKKRLPKYMEWFSAMGLLITLVWLYLEILRLLAKLSSRD
- the pyk gene encoding pyruvate kinase encodes the protein MPTRKKTKIVATLGPACSTKEVLKDMIDAGVNVFRINFSHADYTDVKERINIIRSLNDEFGYNTAILADLQGPKLRVGVMKEDVVVDRGDVITFTTAEDVLGTAERVYMNYKEFPNDVNPGERILLDDGKLIFEVLETNRVDEVKAIVIQGGPLKSKKGVNLPNTKVSLPALTQKDIKDAIFAIKEEVDWIALSFVRTPKDLEELQDLIAEHSSYKIPIIAKIEKPEAVENIDKIVAFCDALMVARGDLGVEVPAQEVPLIQKKLVNRAKTARIPVIIATQMMETMITSLTPTRAEVNDVANSVMDGADAVMLSGETSVGNYPVQVIERMTQIIEAVEDSPLITVPQNTPQVRTKRFITKSICYHAAQMANVIKAKAICTLTNSGYTAFQISAWRPNAHILVFTSNRRILTQMNLLWGVNAFHYDKFLSTDETVDDVNAVAKEMGYVEKGDMLINLAAMPVVEKGMVNTLRVSEIQ
- a CDS encoding recombinase encodes the protein MRFRKPRPKATLEEFFKINFEENNLWEYKADEVDLLAELVDIIRPKDLKGVYSVDISDLIKLLRENENYSAGFSKYLKGILKNKRFNKILTDAGILTDADFFYEVRKRMFAKLIPDQPKKDTLEYVLNQVFFVKTDPIWIRKIPYEQIESLFDLVKFSSIYTSVAAKSPLAELLFAIDALIHRIAGRAMESEVIKMVPEYENLESPFLEFQKEFALLTEKLISEKNNFLAPKDLGYKQLLILHKQCLEYVQIAFKNSEKYGISLRVNQSLLRIRQQLFRLQTLLPLLVLEDVDCARKNSIKLSFDLIEYNCDKTNVRKLISESTQLLSYEVTQHTAKTGEHYITKDRNEYFKMFWTAAGGGIIVAFACIIKVFLSMMDNSAFGHAFFYSLNYAFAFIGIYLCGFTLATKQPAMTASALIRALEVGRKSQGVDEAEKHKAFAEFFARVFRSQFIAFVGNVLFAFPVALLGIWLIDEAFNYNLALTKWYKLINDLSPIHSLAIFHAAIAGVFLFLSGIIAGSVANRDKHEQMYYRIQEHPLLKLSLGRVKTKKLSEWYEKRWAGIVSNFWFGVFMGSTASIGIFLGLNIDIRHITFASGNLALGIYGANYNVSNAMLFWGVFGIGIIGLINFLVSFGLSMGLAFRSRNIPISEVRPVISSIWKHFKRKPASFFFPSLRSENKA